AGAGGATGAATAACCAAAGTTGCTAAGATTGCTTGCTCCTCCGCAACGTTCAGTTGAATCACTTCTACAGGTTGAGCCAGTTGATCTGGGGTGGTGATAGAACTTAAGATTCTACCGCACGACTTCCTGCTTAACGCATCTGCTACAATGTTTGCCTTCCCCGGATGGTACATGATATTGCAATCGTAATCCTTGATTAACTCGAGCCATCTTcgctgcctcatattcaattccTTTTGCGTGAAAATGTACCTGAGACTCTTGTGGTCAGTGTAGATCTCCACTGTTTCTTGAAGTAGATAATGTCTCCATATCTTTAACGCATAAACGATGGCTGCAAGTTCCAAATCATGCACAGGATAATTTCTCTCGTGGTCCTTCAGTTGTCTCGACGCGTAGGCGATCACCTTGCCTTGCTGCATGAGCACGCAACCTAGGCCTTGAAGAGATGCATCGCTGAAGATAACGAATTTCTCCGACTCCTTGGGAAGAGTCAGGACAGGTGCAGATACTAACCTTTGCTTCAGCTCTTGAAAGCATTCTTCACATTCATCGCTCCAGATGAAATGAGCATTCTTCTTCGTCAACGCAGTCAAAGGCCTTGAAAGCTTAGAAAAACCTTCCACAAATCTTCGATAGTATCCCGCAAACCCTAGAAAACTTTGTATCTCATTTACATTCGATGGCCGCTCCCAATTGGTCACTGCTTAAATCTTTCTAGGGTCAACTGCTACTCCTTCTTCCGAAATTACATGACCTAGGAACGAGACTTCCTTCAGCCAAAACTCGCACTTCTTAAGCTTAGCAaaaagcttcttctctctcaagatGTTTAGCACTGTTCTCAAGTGCTCTTCGTGATCTTTGCTAGTGGCAGAATAAACTAAGATGTCATCTATGAACACCACCACAAACTGGTCAAGGTACTTGTGAAACACTCGATTCATTAAGTCCATGAATACAAAAGGCGCATTAGTCACTCCAAATGGCATGACTAAGAACTCGTAATGTCCATAACGCATACGTATTGCCGTCTTCGGAATGTCtgcttcctttaccttaagctGATGATACCCCGATCGAAGGTCAATCTTGGAGTATACCGTAGCTTCCTTCAATTGGTCAAAGAGATCGTCAATCCTTGGCAAcggatacttgttcttgattgtcaCTCGGTTGAGTTCGCGATAATCAATGCACATACGTAGGGATCCATCCTTCTTCCTTACAAACAGAACGGGTGCTCCCCATGGTGAGACGCTAGGGCGAATGAAACCCCGGTCTACCAAGTCTTCAAGTTGCTTCTTCAAATCCTTCAATTCTGAGGGCGCCATACGGTATGGTGCTTTatgaatgggttgagttcctGGCATCAGATCGATAGAGAACTCGATTTCTCGATCAGGTGGCAATCCGGTTGAGATCTCGGCGAAAACGTCTGGATATTCACGCACTACAGGTATATCTTCCAGCTTACGTTCTCCTTCCGACTCAGCCCTGACATAGGCTAAAAATGCTTGTGCACCACAGCTAATGCTTCGCCTTGCCTAAATTGCAGAAAGAAGAGGTGGAGTGGCTCGTACTCGAGATCCACAGAATTTGAATTCCTCTTCGCTTGGAGAGCGAAAGacaacttctttctttctacagtCGATATTGGCATAGTGCTTCAACAACCAGTCCATTCCTAGAATTACGTCAAAACCTAACATTTGAAATACAACTAGGTTTGCCGGTAGGACTCTATCTCCTATGACGATAGGGCAATCCTCAATGGATTTCCTACAAGTGACTATATTCCCAGTAGGTGTGGATACAGTTATGCTTTGGTTCAAGGGTCGAGGAGTCATGCTACATAATTTaacgtatgtagatgatatgaaaGAATGCGTTGCACctgaatcaaaaagagtacTCACTACTTTACCAAAAAGAGGGATGGTACCTGTTACCACATCCGCATCCTCTTCATCACCTTCGACTCCTTCTTCTCCTCCGGGCATAAGAGAATACACGCGTGCCTGAGTTCCACTTCCTTGAAATTTCGCTCCTCCCGCAGCATTCATAGGGCAATCCTTAAAAAAATGCCCAGGCTTACCACATCTAAAACATGTGGATGCTCCTTGCTTACAATCCCCTAGGTGCGTCCTTGCGCATTTGCTGCAGACGGCCTTCTGATTCGAAAAATTCTTTCCCAGGGTAGGCTTGAAGCCACTTCCAACAGCTTGCCTTTTGATGGGGCGCGTCATTGGTTGTTTCGAACGTTTCTTCAATTCGTATGCAGCTGCTGACTCTCGTATTCCTCTTTCAGCTAGGGACGCCACTTCTACCAATCTGGCGTATTCCTTTATTTCCAGACAAATCACCCTTTCTCTAATGCGAGGGTTGAGGCCATTCTCGAATCGTTCTGCCTTCGTTTCCTTTTCAGGGATAAGATTGGCTGCGAACCGAGCTAACTCCATGAATCTGGCGGAATATTGCTCTACAGTCATGTCACCTTGGACTAAATTCTGGAATTCTATCGCTCGTAGTTGCCTCTGAGATCGAGGGAAAAACCGTCGATTGTATTCCTCCTTAAACATCTCCCAAGTAATTACTGTCCTTTCCCCAAGCAGCACCTTCCTTGCAGTCCACCATCTCTTAGCTTCGCCTGTCAACTGCAGCACAATGTACTGAACCTTCTGCTCATCTGTACAACCGAGGGTAGTGTACAGTACATCTATATCTGTGAACCAAGCCTCTGCAACATTCGGCCCTTCTGTTCCTTCAAAAGTTCGGAAGTGATAGCTAGCAAAATCGCGTAATGAACAACCCACAGGTTCGGCTCGTTCATTGGGTCGTGGAATTCGTGATATTACTTCAGCCAGTTGCCTAGTGGTGTCAACTATAAGTTGTACTAAAGCTGGGTGTATGCCATCATTGAATGGTGTTGGTGGAGGTGGGGGTGGCAGATCCTCCTCACCATTTCTTTCAGGACGGGGAACACGATTAGAGTCATAGAGGGGACGGCGTCTAGGAGGCATGATTCTGTGTTTTAAAGGAACAGTTATTCCACATTTGTTGGGCACAGACATTCTTTAAGCGAATATAAAATGTTTAAAACCAAACAATGAACTAACAACCTAACTATTTAACAATCAGTCACTGATAaagatttcataaataaatcatgctataaataattgtaacactcaaaattactcaaataaacaATGATTGTAAACCACAAAATTCTAAGTGCGCATGTACATCTATCTATTTTATCCTTATTCTAACTCATGAATTTCAAATTAATACCtagcatgtatatatatatatatgcaagcaaAAATACTTTTATGTCCCTATAGCTCTGTGTGCCTAGGTCTTATGCTAAGGTCAAACCTAAGGTCcacagagcaaactgctctgataccaaaatgtaatgccccgcttttacaaaaagcgtcagtgaaaattttcaaatttccacaagacattactaacttatcagaggtaattattggcaacggaataaatgtaatatgaattgggaataggttgacagcttagagctactactgaaatacctcaatatatatatatatatatatatatatatatatatatatatatatatataatgagccagtcagcataattatacagacagtaataccagtcatgccacacagggctaaataattatacaagccaaaatctatatatataaccggagaattataaatattgttttaagttaggctaatggactataacagggtagtcccaaaatataggctatccagccttacaaaactgaaccaggaaccatctatgtgtcgggatagtcctgataatcctcttcttcttcatagcctgaaccattacaagtaccatacaaagagaagaaaacaacataaacactaaagtaagtccgctatttccaataataatatgagtgccgATTTACTTggttaatgcaacataatgcaatggccatgtaatcacatgtatatacaaaatataatccatgatcgcgagtcatagacataaaatgaacataaatgtaatcataaagcaatgatagttttaagggtatagttttaggtaattccctttttccactactctgttggccttggcacgtttagcgtgttatttgaaaccttggtttcctcacttaacttttaattataatctttgggagccttggctcctggaaaccttggtttccctggtgaccttggtacaccagtttttgtatttattaatcttttcaggtatctcctcattcactgagaaccttggaactcatgtgaagcctcgcatacccaccgtggatcttgatccaacagcttgttattagacaggttattagaaataataaaatatgcaaagtcacatgcgcaaacaagtaaataaaacagtaaacataatattataggaaaatcaaccagcttcgtcctcagtaagtatagagatacatactggtttctgctccaaaagtctttctctataactgcataattccaatcatatggtaatactaaattagtgaaatgatgctacaaatatgttcactatatttatccttaaagtatcattttaaccgttgtcctaatacttccatttttggttctcttaatcaagatattgaatgccatcttaggttattgaataatgaaactaagacatccctttttactagccattaactccactagtatgttgatatatatatatatatatatatatatatacaactctcattcatacccttatgtagccaaaataatactttccacacacacatgcattagCCATATACCATTTACACTTACTTACTAGTTCATACTTTAACATTCTGattcatgcagggaattccagcacacaacacacacacacacacacacaccttccTTTTCATAAATCAATACACCCATATTTCAACAGCtcatgagtgtaattctttcaaGAGGAGAAATTACCCATGATTCTTGggaacacatactgaattttagagagtagaaAGGAAGATTCATTTACCAAGATTCGCACCCAACAGATTGGATGGAAGAAGGAGGTCTAACTCCAAAGCAaagtgcttgaaatgagttggaagcTGCTGGCTTTCGAGCTAGAATTTGAGAGAGGTTTCTGATGTTGattattggtgttttgttgagaaacaagaggagatttaaggctttATTTCTGGCTATAGGTGCTGGCTTccacagaagaatgagagagatttttcatGGGAGATTCAGtaccaaaacagtgaaggggaggggagcttacgtgagtggtatggggagagtttaggctgatttttggtatcccatgcaagctatatataataaccacgaagggctgagatcaatccagcacaaatcCTTCCAAGGGTCGGATCTTTGgtagcaagagagagaaatatccatgcaagatcatctaatatccaagattagattttcttccatatcttgagtcatgattaaattgtaccaccatatctagttcaatttcaaccaaactaagctaacttaggctaactaaataagtttcaatcatcTGGAACCGTCCATAAGCAATGGGTTCGAAATCAAaggtaaaaatcacttttctgctgtttacccgtaagctgcgtcgcactggataaaatcgctcgatcgaaacttagtcgatcgatcgacatcgacctataatcgctcgatcgaccagaaagtcgcacGATCGACTTcgctttactgatccaactttctacatgcataactacataattctattagactaagagcaattcttaaatcttatatttatgcacatattttaataacttaagtggggTGTCTTTCTCGGGTATTACAAAGAGCAGTTGAGAAAACTAGAGGTTTAGCTCACAAATCTCGTAGTTTTTCGACTATATATAGTATCTTACATTTCGGTGGAACTACATTTTGGGCCACTtacagactcttctctattttcctactgttttggattttaggaaCGTttttgagacatcaagggggagtattctattactgtggtctttctatactctgtttaccctttgtccctttgagacaaaaagggggagtatatgttagttttggaccgggaatgtattttaaacccagtcaagtgatttttgtcccagaatggacaaaggaggagtttgttagtttttgtgttggctgcattctgttggacaaaatcacttctatgtaataatgctgctttcacagggttgttgttttattcagagtctacacttcagttatgagcttcaagaagactctgtgaaaaattcaaatcagtcagttcagttcccttgcatctgttcggacaacgtggtattccgttcagacgctcatcagtcagcaacatccgtccggacgacgagaactttctgtccggacgcccatcagtgtctagaagcttcgaacagttgaAGTTTACATCTGTTCGAACgcaatggcaaatcgtccggacgctcttcagagttcgagaagatcccagtgtttcaatgaatccgtctggacgacgtggctataccgtccggacgccattcagtgtttgac
The Alnus glutinosa chromosome 14, dhAlnGlut1.1, whole genome shotgun sequence genome window above contains:
- the LOC133856693 gene encoding uncharacterized protein LOC133856693 produces the protein MSVPNKCGITVPLKHRIMPPRRRPLYDSNRVPRPERNGEEDLPPPPPPTPFNDGIHPALVQLIVDTTRQLAEVISRIPRPNERAEPVGCSLRDFASYHFRTFEGTEGPNVAEAWFTDIDVLYTTLGCTDEQKVQYIVLQLTGEAKRWWTARKVLLGERTVITWEMFKEEYNRRFFPRSQRQLRAIEFQNLVQGDMTVEQYSARFMELARFAANLIPEKETKAERFENGLNPRIRERVICLEIKEYARLVEVASLAERGIRESAAAYELKKRSKQPMTRPIKRQAVGSGFKPTLGKNFSNQKAVCSKCARTHLGDCKQGASTCFRCGKPGHFFKDCPMNAAGGAKFQGSGTQARVYSLMPGGEEGVEGDEEDADVVTGTIPLFGKVVSTLFDSGATHSFISSTYVKLCSMTPRPLNQSITVSTPTGNIVTCRKSIEDCPIVIGDRVLPANLVVFQMLGFDVILGMDWLLKHYANIDCRKKEVVFRSPSEEEFKFCGSRVRATPPLLSAI